In Serratia sp. FDAARGOS_506, a genomic segment contains:
- the atpI gene encoding F0F1 ATP synthase subunit I: protein MSVSLYSGKVARKLLFLQLMTFVLISVAFWLKSPEWSASALAGGLAAWLPSAMFMLFALRHQAQTPAPGRVAWSFAIGEGLKVVITIVLLIVALGVFKAEFIPLGLTYLAVLVVQIVAPAVINSYRT, encoded by the coding sequence ATGTCTGTGTCCCTTTACAGCGGGAAAGTCGCACGCAAACTGCTGTTTTTGCAGTTAATGACTTTTGTTCTGATCAGCGTTGCTTTCTGGCTGAAAAGCCCGGAATGGAGCGCTTCGGCGTTGGCAGGCGGTCTCGCCGCCTGGTTGCCGAGTGCAATGTTTATGCTGTTTGCCTTGCGCCATCAGGCGCAAACGCCGGCGCCCGGTAGGGTTGCCTGGTCGTTCGCCATCGGCGAGGGGCTAAAGGTCGTGATCACCATCGTTTTGCTGATCGTGGCGCTGGGGGTGTTCAAGGCGGAGTTTATACCGCTTGGCCTGACCTATTTAGCGGTGTTAGTGGTGCAGATAGTGGCACCGGCCGTGATTAACAGTTACCGAACTTAA
- the atpB gene encoding F0F1 ATP synthase subunit A, with protein MSAGEVLTPQEYIGHHLTQLQVGTGFWSINIDSMFFSVVLGALFLVIFRKVAKNATSGVPGKLQTAVELVVGFVDSSVRDMYHGKSKVIAPLALTVFVWVFLMNLMDLLPIDFLPYVGEHILGLPALRVVPTADVNVTLSMALGVFILILFYSIKMKGVGGFVKELTMQPFNHPVFIPINLILEGVSLLSKPVSLGLRLFGNMYAGELIFILIAGLLPWWSQWVLSLPWAIFHILIITLQAFIFMVLTIVYLSMASEEH; from the coding sequence ATGTCTGCAGGAGAAGTCTTGACTCCACAGGAGTATATCGGTCACCACCTGACGCAGCTTCAGGTCGGGACTGGGTTCTGGTCGATCAACATCGACTCGATGTTTTTCTCCGTCGTCCTCGGGGCGCTTTTCCTGGTGATCTTCCGCAAAGTGGCCAAAAACGCCACCAGCGGCGTGCCGGGTAAACTGCAAACCGCCGTGGAGCTGGTGGTCGGTTTCGTCGACAGCAGCGTGCGCGACATGTACCACGGCAAGAGCAAGGTGATTGCGCCGCTGGCGCTGACCGTGTTTGTCTGGGTATTCCTGATGAACCTGATGGACTTGCTGCCCATCGACTTCCTGCCTTACGTTGGCGAACACATCCTCGGCTTGCCTGCGCTGCGCGTTGTGCCTACCGCCGACGTGAACGTCACGCTGTCGATGGCACTGGGCGTGTTTATCCTGATTCTGTTCTATAGCATCAAAATGAAAGGCGTTGGCGGGTTCGTTAAAGAGTTGACCATGCAGCCGTTCAACCACCCTGTATTCATTCCTATCAACCTGATTCTTGAAGGTGTCAGCCTGCTGTCCAAACCTGTTTCATTGGGTCTGCGACTGTTCGGCAACATGTATGCGGGTGAGTTGATCTTCATCCTGATTGCTGGCCTGTTGCCGTGGTGGTCACAGTGGGTCCTGAGCTTGCCTTGGGCTATCTTCCACATCCTGATCATTACGCTTCAAGCCTTTATTTTCATGGTTCTGACGATCGTCTATCTGTCGATGGCGTCTGAAGAGCACTGA
- the atpE gene encoding F0F1 ATP synthase subunit C: MENLSMDLLYMAAAVMMGLAAIGAAIGIGILGGKFLEGAARQPDLIPLLRTQFFIVMGLVDAIPMIAVGLGLYVMFAVA; encoded by the coding sequence ATGGAAAACCTGAGTATGGATCTGCTGTACATGGCTGCCGCTGTGATGATGGGTTTAGCGGCAATCGGTGCTGCGATCGGTATCGGCATCCTGGGTGGTAAATTCTTGGAAGGCGCTGCTCGTCAGCCTGACCTGATTCCTCTGCTGCGTACACAGTTCTTTATCGTTATGGGTCTGGTCGACGCCATCCCGATGATCGCTGTAGGTCTGGGTCTGTACGTGATGTTCGCCGTCGCGTAA
- the atpF gene encoding F0F1 ATP synthase subunit B, which produces MNLNATILGQAIAFVLFVWFCMKYVWPPIMAAIEKRQKEIADGLASAERAKKDLDLAQANATDQLKTAKAEAQVIIEQANKRKAQIMDEAKAEAEQERNKIVAQAQAEIEAERKRAREELRKQVAMLAIAGAEKIIERSVDEAANSDIVDKLVAEL; this is translated from the coding sequence GTGAATCTTAACGCAACAATCCTCGGCCAGGCCATCGCGTTCGTTCTGTTTGTCTGGTTCTGCATGAAGTACGTATGGCCGCCGATCATGGCTGCCATCGAGAAACGTCAGAAAGAAATCGCTGACGGCCTCGCTTCTGCAGAGCGTGCCAAAAAAGATCTGGACTTAGCGCAAGCCAATGCGACCGACCAGCTGAAAACTGCTAAAGCAGAAGCTCAGGTGATCATCGAGCAAGCGAACAAACGCAAAGCTCAGATCATGGATGAAGCGAAAGCCGAAGCCGAGCAGGAACGTAACAAAATCGTGGCGCAGGCTCAGGCTGAGATCGAAGCCGAACGTAAGCGCGCTCGTGAAGAGTTGCGTAAGCAAGTCGCGATGCTGGCAATTGCCGGCGCCGAGAAGATCATCGAACGTTCCGTGGATGAAGCTGCTAACAGCGACATCGTTGATAAACTGGTCGCTGAACTGTAA
- the atpH gene encoding F0F1 ATP synthase subunit delta → MSEFVTVARPYAKAAFDFAVEHQSVERWQEMLAFAAEVTRNEQISELLSGAVAPETLSKTFIAVCGDRLDEHGQNFIRVMAENGRLLVLPAVLQQFIELRASLESTVEVEVLSASALSDEQQAKIAAAMEKRLSRKVKLNCKIDKSVLAGIVVRAGDMVIDGSVRGRLERLTDVLQS, encoded by the coding sequence ATGTCTGAATTTGTAACTGTAGCTCGCCCCTACGCCAAAGCAGCTTTTGACTTTGCCGTTGAGCACCAAAGCGTAGAGCGCTGGCAGGAAATGCTGGCGTTTGCGGCTGAAGTCACTCGCAATGAACAGATTTCTGAACTGCTGTCTGGCGCGGTCGCGCCAGAAACGCTGTCCAAGACGTTCATCGCGGTTTGTGGCGATCGGCTCGACGAACATGGCCAGAACTTTATCCGTGTAATGGCCGAAAATGGACGTTTACTGGTTCTTCCTGCCGTGCTGCAGCAGTTCATCGAACTGCGCGCCTCGCTGGAATCCACCGTCGAAGTCGAAGTGCTCTCTGCGAGCGCGCTGAGCGACGAACAGCAGGCGAAAATCGCCGCTGCGATGGAAAAACGTCTGTCACGCAAAGTTAAGCTGAATTGCAAAATTGACAAGTCTGTACTGGCCGGCATCGTTGTTCGCGCCGGCGATATGGTGATTGATGGCAGCGTTCGCGGTCGTCTTGAACGCCTGACAGACGTCTTGCAGTCTTAA
- the atpA gene encoding F0F1 ATP synthase subunit alpha — MQLNSTEISELIKQRIAQFNVVSEAHNEGTIVSVSDGIIRVHGLAEVMQGEMIALPGNRYAIALNLERDSVGAVVMGPYADLAEGMKVKCTGRILEVPVGRGLLGRVVNTLGAPIDGKGPIENDGFSPVEAIAPGVIERQSVDQPVQTGYKSVDAMIPIGRGQRELVIGDRQTGKTALAIDAIINQRDSGIKCVYVAIGQKASTIANVVRKLEEHGALANTIVVVATASESAALQYLAPYAGCAMGEYFRDRGEDALIVYDDLSKQAVAYRQISLLLRRPPGREAYPGDVFYLHSRLLERAARVNAEYVEAFTKGEVKGKTGSLTALPIIETQAGDVSAFVPTNVISITDGQIFLESNLFNSGIRPAVNPGISVSRVGGAAQTKIMKKLSGGIRTALAQYRELAAFSQFASDLDDATRKQLSHGQKVTELLKQKQYAPMSVAQQSLVLFAAERGYLNDVEVAKVVSFEAALVAYADREHAELLNHINQTGNFNDEIEGKLKDILETFKKTQSW, encoded by the coding sequence ATGCAACTGAATTCCACCGAAATCAGCGAACTGATCAAGCAGCGCATTGCTCAGTTCAATGTAGTGAGCGAAGCTCACAATGAAGGTACTATCGTTTCCGTCAGCGACGGGATCATCCGCGTACACGGCCTGGCCGAAGTTATGCAGGGCGAAATGATCGCGCTGCCTGGCAACCGTTACGCAATCGCATTGAACCTGGAGCGCGACTCCGTAGGTGCCGTGGTTATGGGTCCGTACGCGGATCTGGCCGAAGGCATGAAGGTGAAATGCACCGGCCGTATCCTGGAAGTTCCAGTCGGTCGTGGTCTGCTGGGCCGCGTAGTTAACACCCTAGGCGCACCAATCGACGGCAAAGGCCCGATTGAGAACGACGGCTTCTCTCCGGTAGAAGCTATCGCGCCAGGCGTTATCGAGCGTCAGTCCGTTGATCAGCCGGTTCAGACTGGCTACAAATCCGTTGACGCCATGATTCCAATCGGCCGTGGCCAGCGTGAGCTGGTGATCGGTGACCGTCAGACCGGTAAAACCGCGCTGGCGATCGATGCGATCATCAACCAACGCGACTCCGGCATCAAATGCGTTTACGTGGCTATCGGCCAGAAAGCGTCCACCATCGCTAACGTGGTGCGCAAGCTGGAAGAGCACGGCGCACTGGCCAACACCATCGTGGTGGTGGCGACCGCTTCCGAATCCGCTGCACTGCAATACCTGGCGCCATACGCCGGTTGCGCAATGGGCGAATACTTCCGTGACCGCGGTGAAGATGCGCTGATCGTATACGATGACCTGTCCAAACAGGCCGTTGCTTACCGCCAGATTTCCCTGCTGCTTCGTCGTCCGCCAGGTCGTGAAGCTTACCCAGGCGACGTATTCTATCTGCACTCCCGTTTGCTGGAGCGTGCAGCGCGCGTTAACGCCGAATACGTTGAAGCCTTCACCAAAGGTGAAGTCAAAGGTAAAACCGGTTCACTGACCGCTCTGCCGATCATTGAAACCCAGGCGGGTGACGTTTCCGCGTTCGTTCCGACCAACGTAATCTCGATTACCGATGGTCAGATCTTCCTGGAATCCAACCTGTTCAACTCCGGTATTCGTCCGGCAGTTAACCCGGGTATCTCCGTATCCCGTGTTGGTGGCGCCGCGCAGACCAAGATCATGAAGAAACTGTCCGGTGGTATCCGTACCGCGCTGGCGCAGTATCGTGAACTGGCTGCATTCTCCCAGTTCGCATCCGATCTGGACGACGCGACCCGCAAACAGCTGAGCCACGGTCAGAAAGTGACCGAGCTGCTGAAACAGAAACAGTATGCGCCGATGTCGGTTGCACAACAGTCTCTGGTGCTGTTTGCCGCAGAACGCGGTTACCTGAACGACGTCGAAGTTGCCAAAGTGGTGAGCTTCGAAGCCGCGCTGGTAGCCTATGCGGACCGCGAGCACGCCGAACTGCTGAACCACATCAACCAAACTGGCAACTTCAATGATGAGATCGAGGGCAAGTTGAAAGACATCCTCGAGACCTTCAAGAAAACCCAGTCCTGGTAA
- the atpG gene encoding F0F1 ATP synthase subunit gamma, translated as MAGAKEIRSKIASVQNTQKITKAMEMVAASKMRKSQDRMAASRPYAETMRKVIGHLALGNLEYKHPYLDERDVKRVGYLVVSTDRGLCGGLNINLFKKLLAEMKAWSEKGVETDLALIGSKAASFFGSVGGNVVAQVTGMGDKPSLSDLIGPVKVMLQAYDEGRLDKLYIVSNKFVNTMSQEPQVLQLLPLPPADDEELKKTPWDYLYEPDPKVLLDTLLRRYVESQVYQGVVENLASEQAARMVAMKAATDNGGSLIKELQLVYNKARQASITQELTEIVSGASAV; from the coding sequence ATGGCCGGCGCAAAAGAGATACGTAGTAAGATCGCTAGCGTGCAAAACACGCAAAAGATCACTAAAGCGATGGAAATGGTCGCCGCCTCCAAAATGCGTAAATCGCAGGATCGCATGGCGGCCAGCCGTCCTTATGCAGAGACCATGCGCAAAGTGATTGGTCACCTTGCGTTAGGGAATCTGGAGTACAAGCACCCGTACCTGGATGAGCGTGACGTTAAGCGCGTCGGGTATCTGGTGGTGTCTACTGACCGTGGTCTCTGCGGCGGCTTGAACATCAACCTGTTCAAAAAGCTGCTGGCGGAGATGAAAGCCTGGTCCGAAAAAGGCGTCGAAACCGATTTGGCGCTGATTGGCTCTAAAGCAGCCTCTTTCTTTGGTTCCGTGGGCGGCAACGTGGTTGCCCAGGTGACCGGCATGGGGGACAAACCTTCCCTGTCGGATCTGATCGGGCCGGTGAAAGTGATGCTGCAGGCCTACGACGAAGGTCGTTTGGACAAGCTGTACATTGTCAGCAACAAATTTGTTAATACGATGTCCCAAGAGCCGCAGGTGCTTCAGCTGCTGCCGTTACCGCCAGCCGATGACGAAGAGCTGAAGAAAACGCCTTGGGATTACCTGTATGAACCCGATCCAAAAGTGCTGCTTGATACCTTGCTGCGCCGCTATGTGGAGTCGCAGGTTTATCAGGGCGTCGTGGAAAACCTGGCCAGCGAGCAGGCCGCACGAATGGTCGCGATGAAAGCCGCAACCGATAACGGCGGTAGCCTGATCAAAGAGCTGCAGTTGGTATACAACAAGGCGCGTCAGGCCAGCATCACTCAGGAACTCACCGAGATCGTTTCGGGAGCCTCCGCGGTTTAA
- the atpD gene encoding F0F1 ATP synthase subunit beta: MATGKIIQVIGAVVDVEFPQDAVPKVYDALEVENGTEKLVLEVQQQLGGGVVRCIAMGTSDGLRRGLKVNNLDHPIEVPVGKATLGRIMNVLGQPIDMKGDIGEEERWAIHRAAPSYEELSNSQELLETGIKVMDLICPFAKGGKVGLFGGAGVGKTVNMMELIRNIAIEHSGYSVFAGVGERTREGNDFYHEMTDSNVLDKVSLVYGQMNEPPGNRLRVALTGLTMAEKFRDEGRDVLLFVDNIYRYTLAGTEVSALLGRMPSAVGYQPTLAEEMGVLQERITSTKTGSITSVQAVYVPADDLTDPSPATTFAHLDATVVLSRNIASLGIYPAVDPLDSTSRQLDPLVVGQEHYDVARGVQSILQRYQELKDIIAILGMDELSEEDKLVVSRARKIQRFLSQPFFVAEVFTGSPGKFVSLKDTIRGFKGIMDGDYDHLPEQAFYMVGTIEEAVEKAKKL; this comes from the coding sequence ATGGCTACTGGAAAGATTATCCAGGTAATCGGCGCCGTGGTGGACGTCGAGTTCCCTCAGGATGCCGTACCAAAAGTGTACGATGCCCTTGAGGTAGAAAACGGCACCGAAAAACTGGTGTTGGAAGTTCAGCAACAGCTGGGCGGTGGCGTGGTTCGCTGTATCGCAATGGGGACCTCCGACGGTCTGCGTCGCGGTCTGAAAGTGAACAACCTGGATCACCCGATTGAAGTGCCGGTGGGTAAAGCTACCCTGGGCCGTATCATGAACGTATTGGGTCAACCGATCGACATGAAAGGCGACATCGGCGAAGAAGAGCGTTGGGCGATTCACCGCGCGGCGCCAAGCTACGAAGAGCTGTCCAACTCCCAGGAACTGCTGGAAACCGGTATCAAGGTAATGGATCTGATTTGTCCATTCGCCAAGGGCGGTAAAGTTGGTCTGTTCGGCGGTGCGGGCGTAGGTAAAACCGTAAACATGATGGAGCTGATCCGTAACATCGCGATCGAGCACTCCGGTTATTCCGTGTTTGCGGGCGTGGGCGAGCGTACTCGTGAGGGTAACGACTTCTACCACGAAATGACCGACTCCAACGTTCTGGACAAAGTATCCCTGGTTTACGGCCAGATGAACGAGCCACCAGGTAACCGTCTGCGCGTTGCGCTGACCGGTCTGACCATGGCGGAGAAATTCCGTGACGAAGGCCGTGACGTACTGCTGTTCGTTGACAACATCTACCGTTACACCCTGGCCGGTACCGAAGTGTCCGCACTTCTGGGCCGTATGCCATCCGCGGTAGGTTATCAGCCAACGCTGGCGGAAGAGATGGGCGTTCTGCAAGAACGTATCACCTCGACCAAGACCGGTTCCATCACATCCGTACAGGCCGTTTACGTTCCTGCGGATGACTTGACTGACCCGTCACCAGCCACCACCTTTGCGCACTTGGACGCAACCGTGGTACTGAGCCGTAACATCGCTTCTCTGGGTATCTACCCGGCCGTTGACCCGCTGGATTCCACCAGCCGTCAGCTGGATCCGCTGGTCGTTGGCCAGGAGCACTACGACGTAGCGCGTGGCGTGCAGTCTATTCTGCAACGCTATCAGGAACTGAAAGATATCATCGCGATCCTGGGTATGGACGAGCTGTCTGAAGAAGACAAACTGGTTGTATCCCGTGCGCGTAAGATCCAACGTTTCCTGTCTCAGCCGTTCTTCGTGGCAGAAGTCTTCACCGGTTCTCCGGGCAAGTTCGTATCGCTGAAAGACACCATCCGTGGTTTCAAAGGCATTATGGACGGCGACTATGACCACCTGCCGGAGCAGGCGTTCTACATGGTTGGCACCATTGAAGAAGCAGTGGAAAAAGCCAAGAAACTGTAA
- a CDS encoding F0F1 ATP synthase subunit epsilon: protein MAMTYHLDVVSAEKQMFSGLVQKIQVTGSEGELGIFPGHAPLLTAIKPGMVRIVKQHGEEEFIYLSGGILEVQPSVVTVLADTAIRGTDLDEARALEAKRKAEEHIRSSHGDVDYAQASAELAKAIAKLRVIELTRKAM, encoded by the coding sequence ATGGCTATGACTTACCATCTGGATGTAGTCAGCGCGGAAAAACAGATGTTTTCCGGCCTGGTGCAGAAGATCCAGGTGACAGGCAGCGAAGGTGAACTGGGGATCTTCCCTGGCCATGCGCCGCTGCTGACTGCCATCAAGCCTGGCATGGTGCGTATTGTTAAGCAGCACGGTGAAGAAGAGTTCATCTACCTGTCCGGTGGCATCCTCGAGGTGCAACCGAGCGTGGTTACCGTGCTGGCGGACACTGCTATCCGTGGTACTGACCTCGACGAAGCGAGAGCGTTGGAAGCTAAGCGTAAAGCTGAAGAACACATTCGCAGCTCTCATGGCGATGTCGACTATGCTCAGGCATCCGCTGAACTGGCGAAAGCGATCGCAAAACTGCGCGTTATCGAGCTCACCAGAAAAGCGATGTAA
- the glmU gene encoding bifunctional UDP-N-acetylglucosamine diphosphorylase/glucosamine-1-phosphate N-acetyltransferase GlmU yields the protein MSNSAMSVVILAAGKGTRMYSDLPKVLHPLAGKPMVQHVIDAAMKLGAQHVHLVYGHGGDLLKSTLADGALNWVLQAEQLGTGHAMQQAAPHFADDEDVLMLYGDVPLISVDTLQRLLAAKPQGGIGLLTVKLDDPSGYGRIVREQGNVVGIVEHKDASEKQRQINEINTGILVANGRDLKRWLGMLNNDNAQGEFYITDIIALAHADGKKIETVHPSRLSEVEGVNNRLQLATLERVFQSEQSEKLLLAGVMLLDPARFDLRGELVHGRDITIDANVIIEGHVKLGDRVKIGAGCVLKNCVIGDDCEISPYSVLEDSVLEADCTVGPFARLRPGAELAAGAHVGNFVEMKKARLGKGSKAGHLSYLGDAEIGDDVNIGAGTITCNYDGANKHKTLIGDGVFVGSDTQLVAPVSVGKGSTIAAGTTVTRDIAENELVLSRVKQVHIQGWQRPVKKKS from the coding sequence ATGTCGAACAGCGCAATGAGCGTGGTTATCCTCGCCGCGGGCAAGGGAACACGCATGTATTCCGATCTTCCCAAGGTCTTACATCCGTTGGCCGGCAAGCCGATGGTGCAACACGTCATTGATGCCGCGATGAAACTGGGCGCGCAACATGTTCACCTGGTATACGGTCACGGCGGCGATTTGTTGAAAAGCACGCTGGCTGACGGCGCACTGAACTGGGTGCTGCAGGCTGAACAATTGGGTACCGGTCATGCGATGCAGCAGGCCGCGCCGCACTTTGCCGACGATGAAGACGTGCTGATGCTGTACGGCGATGTGCCGTTGATCTCGGTGGATACGCTGCAACGCCTGCTGGCGGCCAAGCCGCAGGGCGGCATCGGTCTGCTGACGGTCAAGCTGGACGATCCGAGCGGTTACGGCCGCATCGTGCGCGAGCAGGGCAACGTGGTGGGCATCGTCGAACACAAGGATGCCAGCGAGAAACAGCGCCAGATTAACGAGATCAATACCGGCATTCTGGTGGCGAACGGGCGCGATCTGAAGCGCTGGCTGGGGATGTTGAATAACGACAACGCACAGGGCGAGTTTTACATCACCGATATCATTGCGTTGGCCCATGCCGACGGCAAGAAAATTGAAACCGTGCACCCGTCGCGTTTGAGCGAAGTGGAAGGCGTGAACAACCGCCTGCAGCTGGCGACCCTGGAGCGCGTCTTCCAGTCGGAACAGTCTGAAAAGCTGCTGTTGGCCGGCGTGATGCTGCTGGATCCGGCACGTTTCGATCTGCGCGGGGAGCTTGTTCACGGCCGCGACATCACTATTGATGCGAATGTGATTATCGAAGGTCACGTCAAGCTGGGCGACCGGGTGAAAATCGGCGCCGGCTGCGTGCTGAAAAACTGCGTGATCGGCGATGACTGCGAGATCAGTCCTTACAGCGTGCTGGAAGACAGCGTGCTGGAGGCCGACTGCACCGTGGGGCCGTTCGCCCGCCTGCGCCCAGGCGCGGAGCTGGCTGCAGGGGCTCACGTCGGCAACTTTGTGGAAATGAAAAAGGCGCGTCTGGGCAAAGGCTCCAAGGCCGGCCACCTCAGCTACCTGGGCGATGCTGAAATCGGCGATGATGTTAATATCGGCGCCGGTACCATCACCTGTAACTATGATGGCGCCAACAAGCACAAGACGCTGATCGGTGATGGCGTGTTCGTGGGTTCCGATACCCAGTTGGTGGCGCCGGTGTCGGTCGGCAAAGGCTCCACCATCGCCGCCGGCACCACGGTGACGCGCGATATCGCCGAGAACGAACTGGTGCTGAGCCGCGTCAAGCAGGTGCACATTCAGGGCTGGCAACGTCCGGTGAAGAAGAAGTCATAG
- the glmS gene encoding glutamine--fructose-6-phosphate transaminase (isomerizing) — MCGIVGAVAQRDIAEILLEGLRRLEYRGYDSAGLAVVDAQGNVSRLRRVGKVQKLAEAAEQTDLHGGTGIAHTRWATHGEPTEANAHPHVSDYITVVHNGIIENHEPLRELLIERGYRFSSETDTEVIAHLVHWEQQQGGTLLEVVQRVIPQLRGAYGTVVMDSRDPSVLVAARSGSPLVIGRGVGENFIASDQLALLPVTRRFIFLEEGDVVEVTRRTVNIFDKQGNAIERPEIESQVQYDAGDKGAYRHYMQKEIYEQPLALKNTLEGRFSHGQINLSELGPRADELLAKVQHVQIIACGTSYHSGMVARYWFEALAGVPCDVEIASEFRYRKSAVRPGSLIITLSQSGETADTLAALRLSKELGYLGSLAVCNVAGSSLVRESDLALMTKAGTEIGVASTKAFTTQLTVLLMLVARLGRLKGMAQSVEQEIVHGLQALPARIEQMLSMDKEIEALAEGFSDKHHALFLGRGDQYPIAMEGALKLKEISYIHAEAYAAGELKHGPLALIDADMPVIVVAPNNELLEKLKSNIEEVRARGGQLYVFADQDAGFVSSEGMTIIPLPHVEEIVAPIFYTVPLQLLSYHVALIKGTDVDQPRNLAKSVTVE; from the coding sequence ATGTGTGGAATTGTAGGCGCAGTAGCGCAACGTGATATCGCAGAAATTCTGTTGGAAGGTTTACGTCGTCTTGAGTACCGCGGTTATGACTCCGCCGGTCTGGCAGTGGTCGACGCGCAGGGCAACGTCAGCCGCCTGCGTCGCGTAGGCAAGGTGCAAAAGTTGGCCGAAGCGGCGGAGCAGACCGATCTGCACGGCGGTACCGGCATCGCTCACACCCGCTGGGCAACGCACGGTGAGCCGACCGAGGCGAACGCGCACCCGCATGTTTCCGACTACATTACCGTGGTGCATAACGGCATCATCGAAAACCACGAACCGCTGCGCGAACTGTTGATCGAACGCGGTTATCGCTTCAGCTCCGAAACCGACACCGAAGTGATTGCGCACCTGGTGCATTGGGAACAACAGCAGGGCGGTACGCTGCTGGAAGTGGTTCAGCGCGTGATCCCACAGCTGCGCGGCGCCTACGGCACCGTGGTGATGGACAGCCGCGATCCGAGCGTACTGGTCGCGGCGCGCTCCGGCAGCCCGCTGGTTATCGGCCGCGGCGTCGGCGAAAACTTCATCGCTTCCGATCAGCTGGCGCTGTTGCCGGTCACTCGCCGCTTCATCTTCCTGGAAGAAGGCGACGTGGTGGAAGTGACTCGCCGCACCGTCAACATCTTCGACAAGCAGGGTAACGCCATCGAGCGCCCTGAGATCGAATCCCAAGTGCAGTATGACGCCGGCGACAAGGGCGCTTACCGCCACTACATGCAAAAAGAGATTTACGAACAGCCGCTGGCGCTGAAAAACACACTGGAAGGGCGGTTCAGCCATGGCCAAATCAACCTGAGCGAGCTGGGCCCGCGCGCCGATGAGCTGTTGGCCAAGGTGCAGCACGTGCAGATTATTGCCTGTGGTACTTCTTATCACTCCGGTATGGTGGCGCGTTACTGGTTCGAAGCGCTGGCCGGCGTGCCGTGCGACGTCGAGATCGCGTCCGAATTCCGTTACCGCAAATCGGCGGTGCGTCCGGGCAGCCTGATCATCACCCTGTCGCAGTCCGGCGAAACCGCCGACACATTAGCGGCGCTGCGCCTGTCCAAAGAGCTGGGTTATCTCGGTTCGCTGGCCGTTTGTAACGTGGCCGGCTCTTCGCTGGTGCGTGAATCCGATCTGGCGTTGATGACCAAGGCCGGCACGGAAATCGGCGTAGCCTCGACCAAGGCCTTCACTACGCAGCTCACCGTGCTGTTGATGCTGGTGGCGCGCCTGGGCCGCCTGAAAGGCATGGCGCAGAGCGTGGAGCAGGAGATCGTGCACGGCCTGCAGGCGCTGCCGGCGCGTATCGAGCAGATGCTGTCGATGGATAAAGAGATCGAAGCGCTGGCGGAAGGCTTCTCCGACAAGCACCATGCGCTGTTCCTCGGCCGCGGCGATCAGTATCCGATCGCCATGGAAGGGGCGCTGAAGCTGAAAGAGATCTCCTATATTCACGCCGAAGCTTATGCGGCGGGCGAGTTGAAACACGGCCCGCTGGCGCTGATCGACGCCGACATGCCGGTGATTGTGGTGGCGCCGAACAACGAACTGTTGGAAAAGCTGAAGTCCAACATTGAAGAAGTGCGTGCGCGCGGCGGCCAGCTGTACGTGTTCGCCGATCAGGACGCCGGCTTCGTCAGCAGTGAAGGCATGACCATCATTCCTCTGCCGCACGTCGAGGAAATCGTGGCGCCTATCTTCTACACCGTGCCGTTGCAGCTGCTGTCTTACCACGTGGCGCTGATCAAAGGCACCGACGTTGACCAGCCGCGCAACCTGGCGAAGTCCGTCACCGTAGAGTAA